Part of the Rhizobium sp. WYJ-E13 genome is shown below.
GACCGAAAACACATCGAGCGCCGCCTCCAGGATCTGCTCTTCCTTCTCCTCCTGGATGCGTGTCCGCCGAAGTGTCTTCGCCGCTCTCGGTATGGCCATCCGCTCTTTTCCCCTTGAAATTCAACTCCTTCGCTCAAGATTGAAAGAACGGCCCCTCCCGCCGCTTTAATGGGCACTTGCCGGTATGTTTGCCCTTATATTTCTATGTATTTTTCGTGATTTTCGTCTTGAGCGCAGCGATGGAAGTTGTAATGTTTACCAATCGGTCAAATTATCCGCCAGATAAAAAACAAAGGCAACTGGCGATTTTCCAGCGCTGACAGAACAACAAGCAGCAGCGGGATTTGACCACGGGAACATGGCGGGCATGCACCTTGCATGACTGCCGCAAAACAGGTGAGGACTTTCAATATGGTGGCAGCGCCAGGCGAAAACATGCGCATCAACGGGGACCGTCTCTGGGACAGTCTCATGGACATGGCAAAGATCGGCCCGGGAATAGCCGGCGGCAACAACCGCCAGACGCTGACGGATTCGGATGCCGAGGGCCGCAGCCTTTTCAAAAAATGGTGCGAAGACGCAGGCCTGACCCTCGGCGTCGACAAGATGGGCACGATGTTTGCGACCCGCCCCGGCACCGACCCCGATGCGCTTCCCGTCTATGTCGGCTCGCATCTGGATACCCAGCCGACCGGCGGCAAGTATGATGGCGTGCTCGGCGTGCTCGGCGCTCTCGAAGTCGTCAGGACAATGAACGACCTCGGTATCAGGACCAAGCACCCCATCGTCGTCACCAATTGGACCAATGAGGAAGGCGCCCGCTTTGCGCCCGCCATGCTGGCATCAGGCGTCTTTGCCGGCGTTCATAGCCTGGATTTCGCCTATAATCGCAAGGATCCCGAAGGCAATCTCTTCGGTGACGAGTTGAAGCGCATCGGCTGGGTTGGCGATGAGGAAGTCGGCGCCCGCAAGATGCACGCCTATTTCGAATATCACATCGAGCAAGGCCCGATTCTCGAAGCCATGAACAAGCAGATCGGCGTCGTCACCCACTGTCAGGGCCTATGGTGGCTGGAATTCACGCTGACCGGCAAGGAGGCCCATACCGGTTCGACGCCGATGAACATGCGCGTCAATGCCGGCCTTGCCATGTCGCGAATCCTCGAAATGGTCCAGGGTGTCGCCATGGGCGAACAGCCGGGCGCCGTCGGCGGCGTCGGCCAGGTCTTCTTCTCGCCGAATTCCCGCAACGTGCTGCCGGGCAAGGTGGTCTTCACAGTCGACATCCGCTCGCCCGACAAGGCCAAGCTCGACCGCATGCGGGCAAAGATCGAGGCCGAAGCGCCGAAGATCTGCGATGCGCTCGGTGTCGGCTGTTCCATCGAAGCGATCGGCCATTTCGAACCCGTCACCTTCGACGAAAAGCTCGTCACCTCCGTCCGCTCCGCCGCAGACCGCCTCGGCTACTCCCACATGGACATTATCTCCGGCGCCGGACACGATGCCTGCTGGGCCGCCAAGGTCGCGCCTGCCACCATGGTCATGTGCCCGTGCGTGGGTGGTCTCTCGCATAACGAGGCCGAGGAGATTTCCAAGGAATGGGCAACAGCTGGCGCTGACGTGCTGTTCCATGCGGTCGTCGAGACGGCGGAGATTGTGGTGTGATGGCATCGGACTTACCAACGACTTATCTCGATTATCCTGATGCCTCTAAGTTATACTTTCAGCAAAATGCCGACGATCTTGCATGGGCGAGTGCCAATGAGACGCCGGTGAACGAAGGTCCGTGGGGCGACGTCCCCAGTGTGCAGATCTTCTACGTTGGCATCAACACGGCAGGCGAGCGGATCAGGCTTCCGCAAATATCGAGCTTTTGGCGCTATAAACCTTCTGGTGTTCAACTGGCCTATTCAGATGACCACGCCCGAGATGCGCCGCACCAGACCTATTATCTTTCTGGGCCTGGGCCTAGCGTGGTTCGAATCGAACTCGGCCCTTCCATGCCCGGCATACTGATCGAACGTCCCAGGGGTAACCAACCCGTACAGTCAACCGGACTGATCGATGGCAAGGATTTCTACTTTCACGAAAGCGATGGTTTTTGGTCCTTGTCAGTCGGCGGCACAGATGTCGTTGACCAGCCCGACTGGTATTATGAGGAAGAGCACGACGCGCCCGACGAACTGAGTGAGGAAGCAGTCTACAGCCTCATCGCCAAGGGTGCAGCGCTCCTGCGAAGTGGCACGCCCACGATGACAGTTAAGCAGTAACAGGAACAAGACCGCACGGAAAAGGAACAGCAGCCATGACTACAGTCATCAAGAACGGCACCATCGTCACGGCCGACCTCACCTACAAGGCGGACGTGAAGATCGACGGTGGCAAGATCGTCGAGATCGGCCCGAACCTTTCCGGCAACGAAGTACTGGATGCCACAGGCTGTTACATTATGCCCGGCGGCATCGATCCGCACACCCATCTCGAAATGCCTTTCATGGGCACCTATTCCTCCGACGATTTCGAGAGCGGCACGCGTGCGGCGCTTGCCGGCGGAACGACCATGGTCGTCGATTTCGCCCTTCCCTCTCCCGGCCAGTCGCTGCTTGAAGCGCTGACCATGTGGGACAACAAGTCCACGCGTGCCAACTGCGACTATTCCTTCCACATGGCGATCACCTGGTGGGGCGAGCAGGTCTTCAACGAGATGAAGACGATCGTTCAGGACAAGGGCATCAACACCTTCAAGCATTTCATGGCCTACAAGGGCGCGCTGATGGTGAACGACGACGAGATGTTCGCCTCCTTCCAGCGCTGCGCCGAGCTTGGCGCCCTGCCGCTCGTCCATGCCGAAAACGGCGATGTCGTCGCCTCCCTGTCGGCCAAGCTGCTCTCGGAAGGCAACAACGGCCCGGAGGCGCACGCCTATTCGCGCCCGGCCGAAGTCGAGGGCGAGGCCACCAACCGCGCCATCATGATCGCCGACATGGCCGGCTGCCCTGTCTATATCGTCCACACCTCATGCGAACAGGCCCATGAAGCGATCCGCCGTGCCCGCCAGAAGGGCATCCGCGCCTATGGCGAGCCGCTGATCCAGCACCTGACGCTCGATGAAACCGAATATTTCGACAAGGACTGGGACCATGCCGCCCGACGCGTCATGTCCCCTCCCTTCCGCAACAAGCAGCATCAGGACTCGCTTTGGGCCGGCCTCGCCTCCGGTTCGCTGCAGGTGGTGGCGACCGATCACTGCGCCTTCACCACGGCGCAAAAGCGCTTCGGCGTCGGCGATTTCACCAAGATCCCGAACGGCACCGGCGGCCTCGAAGACCGCATGCCGATGCTCTGGACCTATGGCGTCAATACAGGTCGACTGACGATGAACGAATTCGTCGCCGTCACCTCGACCAACATCGCCAAGATCCTCAACATCTATCCGAAGAAGGGCGCGATCCTTGTCGGCGCTGACGCCGATCTCGTCGTCTGGGATCCGAAGCG
Proteins encoded:
- a CDS encoding Zn-dependent hydrolase, with protein sequence MVAAPGENMRINGDRLWDSLMDMAKIGPGIAGGNNRQTLTDSDAEGRSLFKKWCEDAGLTLGVDKMGTMFATRPGTDPDALPVYVGSHLDTQPTGGKYDGVLGVLGALEVVRTMNDLGIRTKHPIVVTNWTNEEGARFAPAMLASGVFAGVHSLDFAYNRKDPEGNLFGDELKRIGWVGDEEVGARKMHAYFEYHIEQGPILEAMNKQIGVVTHCQGLWWLEFTLTGKEAHTGSTPMNMRVNAGLAMSRILEMVQGVAMGEQPGAVGGVGQVFFSPNSRNVLPGKVVFTVDIRSPDKAKLDRMRAKIEAEAPKICDALGVGCSIEAIGHFEPVTFDEKLVTSVRSAADRLGYSHMDIISGAGHDACWAAKVAPATMVMCPCVGGLSHNEAEEISKEWATAGADVLFHAVVETAEIVV
- the hydA gene encoding dihydropyrimidinase; the encoded protein is MTTVIKNGTIVTADLTYKADVKIDGGKIVEIGPNLSGNEVLDATGCYIMPGGIDPHTHLEMPFMGTYSSDDFESGTRAALAGGTTMVVDFALPSPGQSLLEALTMWDNKSTRANCDYSFHMAITWWGEQVFNEMKTIVQDKGINTFKHFMAYKGALMVNDDEMFASFQRCAELGALPLVHAENGDVVASLSAKLLSEGNNGPEAHAYSRPAEVEGEATNRAIMIADMAGCPVYIVHTSCEQAHEAIRRARQKGIRAYGEPLIQHLTLDETEYFDKDWDHAARRVMSPPFRNKQHQDSLWAGLASGSLQVVATDHCAFTTAQKRFGVGDFTKIPNGTGGLEDRMPMLWTYGVNTGRLTMNEFVAVTSTNIAKILNIYPKKGAILVGADADLVVWDPKRSKTISSKTQQSAIDYNVFEGKQVTGLPRYTLTRGVVAIEEDTIKTREGHGEFIRREPVTAVSKALSTWKEITAPRKVERTGIPASGV